TATACAAAAAATAATAGGATCAGAAAAAGTAGGGTTATATAGTTATGCATATACATTAGGAATGATTCCGTTAATAATATTAGGAGCAACAAATCTTGCATGGGTACCCTGGTTTTATGATAAGATGTTTGAAAGTAAGAAAAATGATATAAATATTAAATCAAAGTATTATAATGAATTTTATATTATAATATTATCATTAATATTAATACTTACGCCAGAGTTAGGGTTAATAATGGCTCCAAAAATTTATAACACTTCTTTAATAATAATACCAATAATAATAGTATCATATTATATGCAATTTTTATCTACAATATATGTAAACTTTGCATTTTTTTATAAAAAAACGGGATCAATTTCATTAGGAACTTTATTAGCAGGAGTAATAAACATTGTTTTAAATATATTATTAATACCGAAATTTGGATATGAAATAGCAGCAATAACAACATTAATATCCTATTTTTTTCTTTTATTTTTTCATGCTTTAAATGTAAGATATAATTTAAAAGATAAAACAATATCAGCAAGATATATGTTTGGTTGGGCCTTTTTAATAATTGTTTTGGGCATTTCACAATATTTAATAGCAAAATATTTTGGAATGTTTTCTTTTATTGAAAGACTTTCGAGAATTTTAATTTTTGGTGTTTTGGGTATTGCTGTTGGAATAAAATTATATAAGAAGTTAAAACATCATTTGAATAAATAAACTATATATGAAGGTTCAATTAATCTTTTCCTGAGGATTACAGATGAGAAACATAATGTTTAATGTATTTAGTGATGGAGAAAAAAGAAAGGCTTATGTTATGGATTATTCTGAGAATAATAAAGGCAATAGATGGTATAGCGAAGAAGAAGCAAGGAAAATTTTCAAAGATAAAGAGATTTTAATAAATAAATATACAGGAATTTTTGGTAAAGAGAATGTGAAGTTTAATTTTTCTGGAGGGCTAAAAGCATTTTTAGCAGGTGAAAGTATTTCGTGTGAAATGATTAATGAAGTATTAGAAGGTAAGATTTAATATAATTTTTTGGAATTAATTTCTTGCTAAGAAGTAAGATTCATTTGATTTCACAATAAAATTTTGATATAATAAAAGCCAGTGCTTTCGCACTGGCTTAGTTAGACCTCCTCAAAATCCGTTTTTTTGATTTCAGCCATTTTAATTAATTGATCATAGACAAAAAACAAATCTTTTTCTCTATAAAATCGCATGCCTCTTGTTTCTAAATTTCCTGTTACTGGCTGGATTCTGAGAAATTTTACAATGTTTCTTAAAACATCCGCTTCATGAAAATCATACTTCCTGCAAAAGTACGGGATTGTGATTAACCCCATGATTACCATCCCCCTTTTGTTTTTTGGATTATGTGAATATTTTTATAGTATTTTAACCTACAGAACTTTTATCATACTATTACATTATACTACAAAATAGTGTTAAAGTAAAGGTTTTGATTTTAAGTTTTAATAAAACGTTTTTGAATAATATGTTTAATTTTCTTCAATTTCGTCTTTTATTTCTTCGAATTTTTCATCAATTTCTGCTGATAATAATTGGATTTGTTTGTTTAATTCTTTGTTGAAATTTTCTTGTAATTCTTTTAGTTCTTTTATTTTTTCTTCTGTTTTATCTTCTTTTGAAATTTCTGTTAACATTTTGAAGAATTGGTCCATTATGTTTAATAATAATATTTTTAAGAAGTCCCACATGGTCTCACCTCCGGTGTTACACGCCTACGGCGGGTATTGGATAAAGAATTTAATTGTACACGGTTCAAAAAGTACAAATGAAACGAAGACTCGAAGATTGCCCTCGAAAATTATAAATGAAAGCCGGCAAAATTACATGGATGTAATTTTGAGCGAAACAATACACGATGTATTGTTTGAGCGACGGCTGAGAATGAATAATTTTTGAGGAAATGCAATCGAGCTGTTTGAGTGAATTTGATTTTTTGAACTGTATTTAGATTTGAAAACATAAAAATTAAAATTTTTCATAATTTAATTTAAAACCGGGGTTACCCCCGGTTTTTGTTACTGAATTAAATCAAAGAGTTCATTGGTTGTTGTATCAACAATTGTTGCATTATCTTTTTCATATCCAACTGGAACAAATACTCCAACAAATGAATCCATTGCATTTTGTACTTCTGTGTCTGTTAAATCTGCTCTTGGGTCATTTAAATATATTGTTTTTCTTTTTCCATCTGCACTATTTACAAAAGACATTCTAAGTTTTTTTGCCATCAGAACTCACCTCCTATTAAGCCTGTAATTCATAATTTTCAATTTTTTCAATTTCGAGCAATGATTTTTCACACAATGAAGCAAAGTTGTTAGCAGCAGTGTATATTTGATCATCAGTTGCTCCAGCAATAATTTTGAATGATTTTCTTTTTACAATTTGTTTTCCTTCTGCATCCACTCCGTAATCAAAAGAGATTCTTGCTTTGTCACCTAAACTAATTTTAGTTGCCATAGTCTCACCTCCAGTGGGGATTAGGATTTTTAGTTTTTGATTTTAATAAAAGCAATACAAAGAAAAAGTTTTACTTTTTCACAACTGACAAACGAGTTTGTCGTTGTTACTCACCTTCGGTATTACACGCTTACAGCGGATATAGGATTAAAAGTTTTAATTTTAAAGAAATCATAAAAAATAAAACATTAAAAAATACTTCGTATTTTTTCTCTGTCAGCGCTGACGATTGTAGTATATCTTATTGTTCTTGCATGTGAATAGTTGAGTAATAATTTGCAAATGAAGTTACTGAAGGGTAACATGGAAAAATTTCATTGTGAAAAAGTTAAATTTTTAATATATAAGGTGATATATTAATTAAATTATAAAAAAAGTAAAGAAATTATATTTTGTAAAAAAAACAGTACAAAAATGGTATAATTATATTGTAATCTCTCTAAAATAAAAAATAATATTATAAGAATATGGGGGTTTTAGGATGGGAAAAAATTTTAAAAATGAAAGTTTGATAATTAATAAAATAGATGAAATAGAAAAAAATCTTCAGGAACTTGAAGAGATTATTAAAAAAGAAGAGTTTAATCCACCTGAAGATATTGTTCCTATCCCTAAAAAAATAAAATTTCCAAGAGGTTATTTCAGAAAAATAGATACTATTTATTCTAAATATAAATTGGATTTATTTGATGATAAAAATTTAGCAAGAAATGTTGCATATGCAATTCAATATACTGATTTTCTTAATTATATACTTAATCGAACAAATTTTGGAAATGATGGTTTATCGATTGGAAGTATTTTTAGAAAAAATGCCATTATAAGTGTAACTACAGTAATAGAGGCTTATCTCTCTGCAATGCTGGAAAAAGTGGTTAATAATTGTTATTCCAATTGCAAAAATTTCTCAAGTTGTAATTCCAATATTGCAATTTCAATAAAAAATAAAAAAGGGTTAAATAAGAAGGCTAATAAAATTAGGAAAAAAGAAGGGTTTCCTCTTTTTAAAGAATGTATGGATTTTTTATTAGATGCGAATTTAATAGATGAAAATTTTTATAATGTTCTTGATAGATTGCGTGATTATAGGAATCATATACATATTCAATATGTTGAAAAGAATAAAAAAGTAAGAATTCGTGATTTTGGTGGAAATGCATATAATATAAAAATATATAATGAAGCAATTAATTCTTTAAGAAGATTACCAAAAATTTTTCAAACACTTAGAAATGAAATTTCTAAGTGTAAATATAAGGAAGGTCGTTGAATGGATTTAATCATCAAAAGTAGACATCGAAAAGTTACCAAGGAGTTTTTTTGAAATAAAAAAATAAAAGGGTGATAATGATAAGAATTTTTCATTCTGTTGGACAGGGAGCATTTTATACCGAACATTTTGGAAATCATGTAATAGTATATGATTGTAGCTCTCAAAATGAAGAAGTTATTAAAAAAAATTTTGGAAACTTTGAGGAAAATGCTTCAAAATAACGCAATACCATTGATTATTACAGAAGATCCTGTTGTTTCAAAAGTGATAATGGAAATAATATAAGAGGTGGATATTTATGGAATATATTTATGATACGAAAGATTGTTCTATTAAATTTACTAGTAATGAATTAAAAGAAATTTTTGAAATTGATAGTGAAAATTCTCCTAACGTTTCTGATTTATCTTCTGAATTAGTTGAATATATTGAGAAATATGGACTTGAGGAGAAATTGGTAAATAAAGTGTTTTTAGATAAAAGTTATTTTAGTTTTAAAGAAAAAGAAAGCAAAGCTGATGATAAAAAGATATATTATGAAATAGATTTGGATAAATTAAGGGAGATTTTCAAGAGAAAAACTGAGTCTATAAGAAATGACATAATATCAAAATTTTTATTAAGCGAAAATTTGAATTTTTTAATAGGAAATGGTTGTTCTAGATATGCTGGTTCTGAAACGATTAATGAAAAAAGTAATAACAACTTAATCAAAATATTAGAGGATAATGAAAATGATGAAGGTGATTCTGAAATAAAAGAAGCGGTGAAGAAATTAAAAAACAAAAGACCTGAAGAAGTACTTGATAATTTATTGCAGATTAGAAACTATTATAGAATAATTAAAGAAGAGAAAGATGTCTCTGATGAAGTAGATAATCTCATAAAAGATTATAAAAAACAATTTATAAAAGATTATGTTGAAACTATAGATTATCAAAAAAATGCATATCATAAAATGTTTTTAAAAAGAATAGTTTCAAGAGAAGGGCATTTGAATAGAGCAAATATTTTTACGCTGAATTATGATTTATTAATTGAAAAAAGTGCAGAGGAGTTAGGAATCATAGTTAATAATGGTTTTCATGGTTTTACCATAAGAAAGTTCAATCCTTCCTTTTATAATTTGAATTATTATTTAAAAAACTCTGACGGAATCAAAACTTTTAATACATCAGTAAATTTATTTAAGTTACATGGTTCTCTTACATGGATAGAAGATGAAATGGCTGCACCTTATGGCATTGTTGAAAGACAACCTCTATTCAAAAATGGAAAGTTAAATATAGAAAAAACTGATTATATAATTTATCCAATTCAAACGAAAATAAAACAATCTTTAGATTTACCATATAG
This sequence is a window from Marinitoga sp. 1197. Protein-coding genes within it:
- a CDS encoding DUF1659 domain-containing protein; its protein translation is MATKISLGDKARISFDYGVDAEGKQIVKRKSFKIIAGATDDQIYTAANNFASLCEKSLLEIEKIENYELQA
- a CDS encoding SIR2 family protein; its protein translation is MEYIYDTKDCSIKFTSNELKEIFEIDSENSPNVSDLSSELVEYIEKYGLEEKLVNKVFLDKSYFSFKEKESKADDKKIYYEIDLDKLREIFKRKTESIRNDIISKFLLSENLNFLIGNGCSRYAGSETINEKSNNNLIKILEDNENDEGDSEIKEAVKKLKNKRPEEVLDNLLQIRNYYRIIKEEKDVSDEVDNLIKDYKKQFIKDYVETIDYQKNAYHKMFLKRIVSREGHLNRANIFTLNYDLLIEKSAEELGIIVNNGFHGFTIRKFNPSFYNLNYYLKNSDGIKTFNTSVNLFKLHGSLTWIEDEMAAPYGIVERQPLFKNGKLNIEKTDYIIYPIQTKIKQSLDLPYSELFRAFVNYINRKNSTLIVMGYSFLDVHVNDIIANALSNPDFNLVVFSYAKKGDKNIPEFLEKLFDLSREDSRITIFSGPILGRFEYIVEYLIPYYTENNFEEIFINTLKKLKEGDKNA
- a CDS encoding DUF2922 domain-containing protein, translating into MAKKLRMSFVNSADGKRKTIYLNDPRADLTDTEVQNAMDSFVGVFVPVGYEKDNATIVDTTTNELFDLIQ